From the Sphingobium yanoikuyae genome, the window GGTGCCGGCGGTGCCCAGCTGGGCGATCCTGGACCGTCAATATGTCGAACTCTATGCCGTTGCCGGCCGCTTCATCGACAAGGCGATTCCCGAAGGCTGGGTGGAAAGCGGCTATTTGCACAGCGCCGACACGATCGAGGGGCTGGCATCCAGCATCGGTGCCGATCCCGCCACCCTGGCCGCGACGGTGGCGCGCTGGAACGGCTTCGTCGCCGCCGGCAAGGATGGGGACTTTGATCGCGGCGCGCGCGCCTATGACAATTGCGGCTTCGTGGGCGATCCCTTTTCCGCGGAACGCTCCATGGGATCGATCGAGAAGGGGCCTTTCTACGCCGTGCCGGTCGTGCCGGGCGATGTCAGCACCTATGGCGGCATCGTCACCGATGAACGCGGGCGGGTGGTCGATGGCGCGGGCGCGCCGATCCCCGGCCTCTATGCCACCGGCGTCACCACCGCATCGGTGATGGGCAATGTCTATGTCGCGGCGGGCGCCAGCATCGGGCCGTCGATGGTGTTCGGCTATATCGCGGCACGCCATGCGGCCGGGCTGGAAAATCAGCCCTAGCGCGGATTCGATATTTCGTCAGTCGACGGTTCAGGTTGGGAACGAGCACGCTTTGCCGATCGCCGCACCCACAGCCCCAGAAGCACGATTGGGAGGGGCGATACCGGGATGGATGCCCAGATCGGGAGAATGGCCGAGGCGAACTTTATCCAAAGGAAGAGCCCGAGGCTAAAAGCGATGCTCCAAACGGCGTTCCACATGCCTTCAGTCTATATCTGCTGCAATCCACTATCAAGAAACTGCCGGCACATAGTGGAATAGCCCCGGAAAACCATTGCCCCCGACGCGGGGGGAGTGCGCCGGGGGCCTGGTAAGATGTCTCGGCCTGAGGGGGCTGGCCGGGACCATTCACAGATAGGAAGCCGCTGGCCGCTTTCAACCCGCGTCGGGCGGAGAATTTTCATCCTGCGCATCGAACCGGGCCGGACGCGAGAGCAGGAAGGGCAGGCTGGGCGAGGCGATCTTGGTCTGGCCGCCATCGGCGTGGATCAGCGTCACGCGACCGACCCCTGGCGAGGCCACGACCGCGACCACCGTATCGACCCATTGGTGCAGCACTGCGCGCGAATGGGCGAGTTCGTCGCCACCGGTGCGGGCATCGCCCTCCGCCTCCAACTCGGCCTCCAGTTGCAGCACGCGCTCGGCCGCCTCGCGCGCCTTTTCATTCTTGTCCATGCGTCCGTTCCAGAATTTAGAGTAGGTTTATCCCGATCTTGCCGAAAAATTGGCCGCTTTCCAGATGGCGGCAGGCATCGGCCAGACGGGTGAGATCATAGACCGCATCGACCACCGGCCTGATGCGATGTTGCGCGCAAAAGGCCTGCATCGCCGCATGCTCGGCGCGGTTGCCGACCGAGATGCGGGCGACCGGATTGCCGCCAACATCGGCCAGGTGCCAGCTGAACTCGGACCCCAGCATGCCGATCGCGGCGATCACCCCGCCGGGGTTGAGCAGCGATGCGGCGGTTTCCACCTGGCTGGCGCCGACCACATCGACGACGATGTCGACACCGCGCCCGCCCAGCGCCTGGCGGATCGCCGCTGGCCAGTCGGGATCGGTGCGATAATTGACGCTGATGTCGGCGCCCAGCGCGCGGGCGCGCGCCAGCTTCGCGTCGGAGGAGGAGGTGATGGCGACATGGGCCCCGGCCGCCTTGGCGAATTGCAGCGCCGCGATCGAGACGCCGCCCGTGCCCTGGCATAATATCCATTCGCCCCGCTGGATCGGGCGGGGCAGGAACAGCGCGTTCCAGGCAGTGAGGCCGGCGCAGGTCAAAGTCGCCGCCTCCAGATCGCCGAGCGCATCCGGCACGATGCACAGGCTCTCCGCCGGAAAGACCGCATATTGGCGGGCGACCCCGTCGGCGCTGCCGCCCAGCATCGCCATGCTCGGCTGTCGTCCCTCCAGCCAGCCCAGCGCGAAGATCGGGTTGACCCGGTCGCCCGGCTTCACGCGCGATACGCCCTCGCCGACCGCGACCACCTCGCCGGTGGCGCAGGACAGCGGGACATAATCGGGTTCCTTGGCGAGCCCCGCCATCATGCCGCGGGCGATGATCAGGTCGCGGAAATTGAGCGTCGCCGCCTTGAGCCGCACCAGTGCCTCGCCCGGCCCCGCAACCGGGATCGGCACGCTGTGGATCGCGATCCCCTCAATCCCTTCGCCGCCCCTGGCGATGGCGGTCAGCATGTTCGTCATCGCGCGCTCTCCCTGCTGCCAGCTTGGGCCGATCGGACCGCATTGCAAGCATCGCCGGCCGCATATCGGTGGAGCGAAATCGCGCGGAAAAGCGACGCATTTTCACGCCTTTTGGGGCGCGAAGCCACATATCGCCGGGGCGAGTTGACCCCCGATGCCCGACGGCCAATGCAGGGGGCACATTCCATAGCCATCGAGGAACCCATGGCAGAGTTGAGCAACGCCCCGGCGCCGAGCCAGGAAGCGCTGGTGGACATCTACCGCCGCATGATCCGGATCGAGCGCAACGACGACGCGATCCGCAAGACCATCCGCCTGGGGCGGCTGGTCATGCCCTATTATTCGGCGCGCGGGCAGGAAGTGATCCCCGCGACGATCTCGTCGCTGCTGACCGACGACGACAAGATCTGCACCATCTATCGCGGCATCCACGACATGGTGGCCAAGGACATGCCGCTGCGCCCGCTCTGGGCGGAGATTGCCGGGCGCGTCGACGGCACCTGCAAGGGCAAGGGCGGGCCGATGCACCTCACCCATCCCGAAACCGGGGTGATGGTGACGACCGGCATCGTCGGCTCCTCCATGCCGATCGCCAATGGCCTTGCCTGGGCGGCGAAGCTGGATGGATCGAAGCGGGTGACGATCGCCTATTTCGGCGATGGCGCATCGAACATCGGCGCCTTCCACGAAGCGCTGAACCTGGCGTCGGTGTGGAAGCTGCCGGTGATCTTCGTGTGCCAGAATAACGGCTTTGCCGAACATACGCGCTACGAAAATGGCACCTCGGTCGACTTCATCGCCAAGCGGGCGATCGGCTACGGCATGCCCGGCCATACGGTCGACGGCAATGATCCGCTCGCCATGTATGCCGCCGCGCATGAAGCGATCATCCGCGCCCGCGAGGGCGAGGGGCCGACCCTGCTGGAGTGCAAGACCTTCCGTTTCCTCGGCCATGTGCTGGGCGACGACGACAAGTACATGACCAAGGAAGAAAAGGCCGCGGCGATCGCCAAGGATCCGCTGCCCGCCTTCAAGGCATGGCTGGTGGCACAGGGTCACGCGACCGAGGATCAGCTGGCCGAGATGCAGGCGAAGATCGAGGCCGAGGTCGAGGATGCCCAGGAATTCGGGCTGGCCAGCCCGCTGCCGTCGGTCGACGAACTGCGCCGTGATGTGTTTGCCCAGGAGATGCCCGCATGACGGCCAAGAAGATGAACTCGCTCCAGGCCGTCAATTCGGCCCTCGCCCAGGCGATGGCGGAGGATGACAAGGTGCTGGTGCTGGGCGAGGATGTCGCCGACCGTGAAGGCGGCGGCGTCACCGGCGCGACAGCCGGCCTCTCGACCCGCTTCGGCGACGATCGCGTCAAATCGACGCCGATCTCCGAACAGGCGATCATCGGCGCGGCGATCGGCGCGGCGCTGGCCGGCTACAAGCCGGTGGCGGAGATCATGCTGATGAACTTCACCACCGTCGCCATGGACATGATCTTCAACCATGCCGCCAAGCTGCGCTTCATGTCCGGTGGGCAGAGCACGGTGCCGATCACCATCCGCACCCTGACCGGCGCGGGCTGGCAGACGGCGGGCCAGCATGCCGACCATCTGGAAGGCTGGTTCGCCCACACCGCCGGCATCAAGGTGGTCGCGCCCTCGACCCCGGCCGATTACAAGGGGCTGCTGCTCTCCTGCATCCAGGATCCCGATCCCTGCATCTTCATCGAATCCGCCGGCAGCCTGTTCATTCCGGGCGAGGTGGACGAGGTCGCGAAGCCGATCCCGCTGGGCAAGGCGCGGATCGTGCAGGAAGGCACCGACATCACCATCATCTCCTGGTCGTCGCAGGTGCTGCGCTGCCAGGCCGCGCTACCGGCCTTGGCGGAGGCAGGCATCTCGGCCGAACTGGTCGATTTGCGCACCGTATCGCCCTGGGATCGCGAAGCGGTGCTGGCCTCGGTCGCCAAGACCGGCCGCGCGCTGGTGGTGCATGAAGCCGTGCGCGATTTCGGTCCGGGCGGCGAAATCGCCTCGACCATTGCGGAGGAACTGTTCGGCCAGCTCAAGGCCCCGGTCCGGCGTCTGGGCGCCCCCAAGTCGCCGGTGCCCTTCGCCAAGGTGCTGGAGGATGCCTATATCGTCTCGCCCGAGCGCGTGGCCGAAACCGTCAAGGCGCTGATGGCCTGAAGATCGGAAGGCGGTCGGGGCAGCAATTGCTCCGGCCGTTTTCTTCCTACCGTCCCGCTTCCCCCACCGGCAACACGGTGGTGAATTTCGTCACCGACAGGGCGAAGTGGGAGGAGGCGCCGCCGACCGAGGGGTGTTTGAGCAGGTTGCGCATCAGGAAATGCTCATAATCGGCGACGTCGGAGGCCACGACCCGCATCAGATAATCCCATTCGCCCGACATGAGGTAGCATTCCATGATCTGCGGATGCGCCTCGACAAAGGCGTGGAAGGCGTCGACGCTTTCGCTGGTGTGGC encodes:
- a CDS encoding zinc-dependent alcohol dehydrogenase family protein, with translation MTNMLTAIARGGEGIEGIAIHSVPIPVAGPGEALVRLKAATLNFRDLIIARGMMAGLAKEPDYVPLSCATGEVVAVGEGVSRVKPGDRVNPIFALGWLEGRQPSMAMLGGSADGVARQYAVFPAESLCIVPDALGDLEAATLTCAGLTAWNALFLPRPIQRGEWILCQGTGGVSIAALQFAKAAGAHVAITSSSDAKLARARALGADISVNYRTDPDWPAAIRQALGGRGVDIVVDVVGASQVETAASLLNPGGVIAAIGMLGSEFSWHLADVGGNPVARISVGNRAEHAAMQAFCAQHRIRPVVDAVYDLTRLADACRHLESGQFFGKIGINLL
- a CDS encoding thiamine pyrophosphate-dependent dehydrogenase E1 component subunit alpha, whose product is MAELSNAPAPSQEALVDIYRRMIRIERNDDAIRKTIRLGRLVMPYYSARGQEVIPATISSLLTDDDKICTIYRGIHDMVAKDMPLRPLWAEIAGRVDGTCKGKGGPMHLTHPETGVMVTTGIVGSSMPIANGLAWAAKLDGSKRVTIAYFGDGASNIGAFHEALNLASVWKLPVIFVCQNNGFAEHTRYENGTSVDFIAKRAIGYGMPGHTVDGNDPLAMYAAAHEAIIRAREGEGPTLLECKTFRFLGHVLGDDDKYMTKEEKAAAIAKDPLPAFKAWLVAQGHATEDQLAEMQAKIEAEVEDAQEFGLASPLPSVDELRRDVFAQEMPA
- a CDS encoding alpha-ketoacid dehydrogenase subunit beta, coding for MTAKKMNSLQAVNSALAQAMAEDDKVLVLGEDVADREGGGVTGATAGLSTRFGDDRVKSTPISEQAIIGAAIGAALAGYKPVAEIMLMNFTTVAMDMIFNHAAKLRFMSGGQSTVPITIRTLTGAGWQTAGQHADHLEGWFAHTAGIKVVAPSTPADYKGLLLSCIQDPDPCIFIESAGSLFIPGEVDEVAKPIPLGKARIVQEGTDITIISWSSQVLRCQAALPALAEAGISAELVDLRTVSPWDREAVLASVAKTGRALVVHEAVRDFGPGGEIASTIAEELFGQLKAPVRRLGAPKSPVPFAKVLEDAYIVSPERVAETVKALMA
- a CDS encoding Lrp/AsnC family transcriptional regulator; this translates as MNKSVNLDALDRRIVAELQRDASLSNADLAERVGSTAPSCWRRIRALEEMGVLKGAVRLADAEKLGHAVNILCSVRMKSHTSESVDAFHAFVEAHPQIMECYLMSGEWDYLMRVVASDVADYEHFLMRNLLKHPSVGGASSHFALSVTKFTTVLPVGEAGR